The following proteins are encoded in a genomic region of Streptococcus cristatus AS 1.3089:
- a CDS encoding ECF transporter S component yields the protein MRKQSSIAQIAIFFAIMLVLHLLSSVIFNLLPVPIKPTIIHIPVIIASIIYGPRIGAVLGALMGVISVVTNTVVQLPTSYLFSPFVENGSINSLIIAMVPRILIGITPYFVYKWMKTKPGLVLAGAVGSMTNTIFVLGGIFILFSSVYNGDIKAMLALIFSANAISEMIISAILTVAIVPALEKLKK from the coding sequence ATGAGAAAACAATCTAGTATCGCGCAAATTGCTATCTTTTTTGCTATTATGTTAGTGCTCCATCTGCTGAGCTCTGTTATTTTCAACCTACTACCGGTTCCGATTAAACCGACCATTATTCATATTCCAGTCATTATCGCTAGTATTATCTACGGACCGCGAATTGGAGCTGTTCTTGGAGCCCTAATGGGAGTAATCAGTGTGGTGACCAACACCGTTGTCCAACTGCCAACTAGCTACCTCTTCAGTCCTTTTGTAGAAAACGGCAGCATCAATTCATTGATCATCGCCATGGTTCCACGTATTCTAATCGGAATCACTCCGTATTTTGTCTACAAATGGATGAAAACTAAGCCAGGTTTAGTTTTAGCTGGTGCCGTAGGCTCAATGACTAACACCATCTTCGTTCTTGGAGGAATTTTCATTCTATTTTCATCTGTTTACAATGGAGATATCAAAGCCATGCTTGCATTGATTTTTTCAGCTAATGCAATCTCAGAAATGATTATTTCTGCTATCCTTACAGTTGCAATCGTTCCAGCACTTGAAAAACTTAAAAAATAA
- a CDS encoding GNAT family N-acetyltransferase, whose product MNIRLAKKSDAAALLAIYAPYVENTVITFEYEVPTIEDFANRIEKTLGKYPYLVAEEDGVVLGYAYASTYYARAAYDWAVELSVYVSQDTRGKGVGSKLYDELEGLLDQMGYMHFLACISLPNEDSFAFHAKRGYQQVAHFPKIGYKFERWHDIVWLQKSLEKQAGSIKLLTEME is encoded by the coding sequence ATGAATATAAGATTAGCTAAGAAATCAGACGCTGCGGCCTTGCTAGCTATTTACGCGCCTTATGTAGAGAATACAGTCATCACTTTTGAATACGAAGTACCGACCATTGAGGATTTCGCAAATCGGATTGAAAAAACGTTGGGAAAATATCCTTATCTGGTAGCGGAAGAAGATGGTGTAGTCTTAGGTTATGCCTATGCTTCAACTTACTATGCGCGTGCAGCCTACGATTGGGCTGTGGAATTATCCGTTTATGTCAGCCAAGATACTCGAGGAAAAGGAGTCGGCAGCAAGCTTTATGATGAACTTGAAGGCCTGTTAGATCAGATGGGATATATGCATTTTCTAGCCTGTATCTCTTTGCCAAATGAGGATAGCTTCGCTTTCCATGCCAAGCGAGGTTATCAGCAAGTAGCACATTTCCCTAAAATTGGCTATAAATTCGAACGTTGGCATGATATTGTTTGGCTGCAAAAATCCTTAGAAAAGCAAGCTGGATCCATCAAACTTTTAACAGAAATGGAGTAA
- a CDS encoding formate--tetrahydrofolate ligase — MKTDIEIAQSVELQPIVDVVKKIGIDYDDLELYGKYKAKLSFDKIREVAENPVGKLILVTAINPTPAGEGKSTITIGLADALNKIGKKTMIAIREPSLGPVMGIKGGAAGGGHAQVLPMEDINLHFTGDMHAITTANNALSALIDNHLHQGNELGIDQRRIIWKRVVDLNDRALRHVTVGLGSPLNGIPREDGFDITVASEIMAILCLATDIEDLKNRLANIVIGYRYDRTPVYVRDLEVEGALALVLKDAIKPNLVQTIYGTPAFVHGGPFANIAHGCNSVLATSTALRLADYTVTEAGFGADLGAEKFLDIKTPNLPTSPDAVVIVATLRALKMNGGVAKDALTEENVDAVRAGFANLKRHVENIRKFGIPAVVAINEFVTDTEAEITTLKELCAEIGVPVELASVWADGAEGGVALAETVVKTIDENAAHYTRLYDNDSTIEAKIEKIVTEIYRGSKVNFEKKAQTQIREIVKNGWDKMPICMAKTQYSFSDNPAALGAPENFEITIRELVPKLGAGFIVALTGDVMTMPGLPKRPAALNMDVAADGTAIGLF, encoded by the coding sequence ATGAAAACAGATATCGAAATTGCTCAGAGTGTTGAATTACAGCCCATTGTGGATGTAGTAAAAAAGATTGGCATTGATTATGACGACTTGGAGCTGTACGGAAAGTACAAGGCCAAGCTCAGTTTTGACAAGATTCGTGAAGTAGCAGAAAATCCTGTCGGCAAGCTGATTTTGGTGACGGCAATCAATCCAACTCCAGCTGGAGAAGGTAAGTCTACCATTACCATTGGACTGGCTGACGCGCTTAACAAGATTGGCAAGAAAACTATGATTGCTATCCGCGAACCATCCCTTGGACCAGTGATGGGTATCAAAGGGGGAGCAGCTGGCGGGGGTCATGCACAGGTGCTACCTATGGAAGATATCAACTTGCATTTTACTGGTGACATGCACGCCATCACAACTGCTAATAATGCTCTGTCTGCTCTCATCGATAATCATTTACATCAGGGAAATGAGCTGGGTATCGACCAACGTCGCATTATCTGGAAACGTGTTGTGGACCTAAATGACCGAGCACTGCGCCATGTGACGGTTGGCTTAGGCAGCCCGCTCAACGGTATTCCGCGCGAAGATGGTTTTGATATCACGGTTGCTTCTGAAATCATGGCGATTCTTTGCTTGGCAACGGATATTGAAGATTTGAAAAATCGCTTGGCTAACATCGTTATCGGCTATCGCTATGATCGCACGCCAGTCTATGTTCGTGACCTTGAGGTAGAAGGGGCACTGGCTTTGGTCTTAAAAGATGCGATTAAGCCAAATCTAGTACAGACTATTTACGGAACACCAGCCTTTGTTCATGGCGGACCGTTTGCCAATATCGCCCATGGCTGTAACTCTGTCTTAGCGACTAGTACAGCGCTGCGCTTGGCTGATTATACGGTGACAGAAGCCGGTTTCGGTGCGGATCTAGGTGCTGAGAAATTCTTGGATATCAAGACTCCAAACTTGCCAACTTCTCCAGATGCAGTCGTGATTGTGGCAACCTTGCGTGCGCTCAAGATGAATGGTGGTGTGGCTAAGGATGCACTTACTGAAGAAAATGTTGATGCGGTACGTGCTGGCTTTGCTAATCTTAAACGTCACGTTGAAAATATCCGTAAGTTCGGTATTCCAGCGGTAGTAGCTATCAATGAATTTGTCACTGATACGGAAGCTGAGATTACTACTCTTAAGGAACTCTGTGCAGAAATCGGGGTTCCGGTTGAGCTTGCTAGTGTCTGGGCTGATGGTGCTGAAGGCGGTGTGGCTCTTGCTGAGACTGTTGTCAAAACCATTGACGAAAATGCAGCACACTACACTCGTCTCTATGACAATGACTCAACAATTGAAGCGAAAATCGAGAAGATTGTCACAGAAATCTATCGTGGTTCAAAAGTGAACTTTGAGAAAAAAGCGCAGACTCAGATTCGGGAAATTGTCAAGAACGGCTGGGACAAGATGCCAATTTGTATGGCCAAAACGCAGTATAGTTTCTCAGACAATCCTGCTGCTCTGGGGGCGCCAGAAAACTTTGAAATTACTATTCGCGAATTGGTACCAAAACTTGGGGCAGGCTTTATCGTGGCTTTGACAGGAGATGTCATGACAATGCCAGGTCTACCAAAACGTCCTGCAGCACTTAATATGGATGTGGCGGCAGACGGTACAGCGATTGGTTTGTTCTAA
- a CDS encoding DUF5052 family protein — MMKKKYIIITLLSIALLTLSGCQSVEKWFKNAKEEWLGLEMTVRTYDENSQLIDQMSGKSLSISRNEEFDSVDAEGNSKEDSSVLKITLGKYEIDHVGSSLIAEEKGLKDVFAQYQKTADVEENSHAVPVLNRMISAFKNEFTGKKKVILIRSQNGTPLAAYAGDRVSLDKSDAPKTSELLIDGKRLVIYRCDYTIYDRELLE, encoded by the coding sequence ATGATGAAAAAGAAATACATAATAATAACTCTCCTAAGTATTGCCCTTTTGACCTTGTCAGGCTGTCAGTCCGTTGAAAAATGGTTCAAAAATGCCAAAGAGGAATGGCTGGGGCTGGAGATGACAGTTCGAACCTACGATGAGAATTCCCAGCTCATTGACCAGATGTCGGGCAAGTCCTTATCTATCTCACGCAACGAGGAATTTGACTCAGTTGATGCGGAAGGAAATTCCAAGGAAGACTCATCTGTTCTCAAAATTACCTTGGGTAAATATGAGATTGACCATGTGGGCTCTTCCTTGATTGCAGAAGAAAAAGGCTTGAAAGATGTTTTTGCCCAGTATCAAAAGACTGCTGATGTTGAGGAAAACAGCCATGCAGTCCCCGTTTTGAATCGCATGATTTCAGCCTTCAAAAATGAGTTTACGGGCAAGAAGAAAGTCATTCTGATTCGCTCGCAAAACGGGACTCCGCTGGCTGCTTATGCTGGCGATCGTGTTTCTCTTGATAAGTCAGATGCTCCAAAAACCTCTGAATTGTTGATTGACGGTAAGCGATTGGTGATTTACCGCTGCGACTACACTATTTATGACCGAGAATTGCTGGAGTAA
- a CDS encoding phosphopantothenate--cysteine ligase: MNILITSGGTSEKIDQVRSITNHSTGQLGKMITEHCLAEGSSVTLLTTAKAVKPDPHQNLTIKIIEDTEQLLTAMEGLVPAHDVLIHSMAVSDYKPVYMVGFEEVLASSDLAEFLGKSNAESKISSADDYQVLFLKKNPKIISKVKEWNPNIRLIGFKLLVGVSKEELLATARASLEKNQAELIVANDLTEISNGQHHAYLLGADTVTEAFSKEEIAEQMLSHIQKGDSS, translated from the coding sequence ATGAATATATTGATTACCTCTGGCGGAACGAGTGAAAAAATCGACCAAGTCCGCTCTATCACTAATCATTCGACGGGTCAACTTGGGAAAATGATAACTGAGCATTGCTTGGCGGAGGGTTCTTCGGTGACTCTGCTGACAACGGCAAAAGCTGTTAAACCGGATCCGCATCAAAACCTAACGATTAAGATCATTGAAGATACGGAGCAGCTCCTGACAGCTATGGAAGGGCTGGTGCCTGCTCATGACGTACTCATTCATTCGATGGCTGTTTCTGACTATAAACCAGTGTATATGGTAGGATTTGAGGAGGTTCTTGCCAGTTCAGATTTGGCAGAATTTCTGGGAAAAAGTAATGCTGAAAGTAAGATTTCGTCTGCTGATGATTATCAGGTACTGTTCCTCAAGAAAAATCCTAAAATCATCAGCAAGGTCAAAGAATGGAATCCAAATATTCGATTGATTGGCTTTAAGCTCTTGGTAGGTGTTTCTAAAGAAGAGTTACTGGCTACTGCTAGAGCCAGTCTTGAAAAAAATCAAGCTGAATTAATTGTAGCCAACGATTTGACTGAAATTTCTAACGGGCAACACCACGCCTATCTCCTAGGAGCAGACACTGTCACAGAAGCTTTCTCCAAGGAAGAAATTGCTGAACAAATGTTAAGCCATATCCAGAAAGGAGACAGTTCATGA
- the coaC gene encoding phosphopantothenoylcysteine decarboxylase, with protein MTHVTLAVTGSISAYKAADITSQLGKLGYGVSVLMTEAASHFITPLTLQVLSKNPVSLDLMDEPRPEKVNHIEIGKETNLFLVAPATANTIAKLANGLADNMVTATALALPSHVKKAIAPAMNTKMYENPLTQHNLERLKKFGWEIIEPREAVLACGDHGTGALADVNIIIEKVKEIINEKTI; from the coding sequence ATGACCCATGTTACTCTTGCTGTTACAGGCAGTATTTCAGCCTATAAGGCAGCAGATATTACGAGCCAGCTGGGTAAGCTAGGCTATGGTGTATCTGTTCTCATGACGGAAGCTGCCAGTCACTTTATCACCCCGCTGACCTTACAGGTTTTATCAAAAAATCCTGTTTCCCTTGACCTTATGGACGAGCCGAGGCCAGAAAAGGTCAACCATATTGAAATCGGCAAAGAAACAAATCTTTTCTTAGTCGCTCCCGCAACAGCTAATACCATCGCCAAACTGGCTAATGGTCTAGCAGACAATATGGTAACCGCTACAGCCCTTGCTCTCCCATCTCATGTCAAAAAAGCCATCGCGCCAGCCATGAATACCAAGATGTATGAAAATCCACTCACTCAGCACAATTTGGAAAGATTAAAAAAATTTGGCTGGGAGATTATCGAACCGCGTGAAGCTGTTCTAGCTTGCGGAGATCATGGGACTGGCGCTCTAGCTGATGTCAATATTATTATAGAAAAAGTAAAGGAAATTATAAATGAGAAAACAATCTAG